From the Nodularia sp. NIES-3585 genome, one window contains:
- the cobT gene encoding nicotinate mononucleotide-dependent phosphoribosyltransferase CobT — translation MIRIYTQIEQGEKWIVKYRDCLPVFTCILGFTDTGLIPGISAAGSTPEARKYTACADAEFLYYGSGRKPVYPLPPLTAGASPVLISRAVVEALHIPVYLFNAGLSQSPPVPVIDLGGSPAKCLSTGAAMEITTVHHLLKQGLLWGERLAANIPQGYVILGECVVGGTTTALSILTGLGIDAAGKVNSSHPVCNHTQKWAVVQAGLERMRSAGGELLDPLALVAAVGDPMQVVVAGMAIAASRSCGVMLAGGTQMLAVYALMSAIANAYDLSWQPAAVVVGTTRWVAEDPTGNTVDLALSLGKTIPPLLATQLSFANSRYPQLQAYEQGFVKEGVGAGAACIAAYLRQNWQQNQLLTAIEAQLDQLRGNICL, via the coding sequence TTGATTCGTATTTATACCCAAATAGAACAGGGTGAAAAATGGATTGTTAAATATAGGGATTGTTTACCAGTGTTTACCTGTATTTTAGGTTTCACTGACACTGGTCTCATTCCGGGAATTTCAGCGGCTGGAAGTACTCCAGAAGCTCGAAAATATACAGCTTGTGCTGATGCTGAGTTTTTATATTATGGGTCAGGACGAAAACCTGTCTATCCCTTACCACCACTGACTGCTGGCGCTTCACCTGTACTAATTTCTCGTGCTGTTGTTGAAGCACTGCATATTCCAGTCTATTTGTTTAACGCTGGCTTATCTCAGTCTCCGCCTGTACCAGTTATTGATTTGGGTGGCTCTCCAGCTAAGTGTTTAAGTACAGGTGCGGCGATGGAAATTACAACTGTACATCACTTGCTCAAGCAAGGGTTGCTGTGGGGAGAACGCCTAGCTGCCAATATTCCACAAGGATATGTCATTTTAGGTGAGTGCGTTGTGGGAGGTACTACAACTGCCTTGTCAATTTTAACTGGGTTGGGTATAGATGCAGCGGGAAAAGTCAACAGTAGTCATCCTGTTTGTAATCACACACAAAAATGGGCAGTGGTACAAGCTGGTCTAGAGAGGATGAGGAGCGCAGGGGGAGAACTATTAGATCCCTTAGCACTTGTGGCTGCGGTAGGTGATCCGATGCAGGTTGTGGTAGCAGGAATGGCGATCGCAGCTAGTCGCAGTTGTGGTGTTATGCTGGCGGGTGGCACACAAATGCTGGCGGTTTATGCTTTAATGAGTGCGATCGCCAATGCTTATGATTTATCTTGGCAACCAGCAGCAGTAGTGGTAGGTACTACTCGTTGGGTAGCAGAAGATCCCACTGGTAACACCGTTGACTTAGCCTTGAGCTTAGGTAAAACAATTCCTCCCCTACTTGCTACTCAGTTAAGTTTTGCTAACTCCCGTTATCCCCAACTCCAAGCTTATGAACAGGGCTTTGTCAAAGAAGGTGTAGGGGCTGGCGCTGCTTGCATCGCTGCTTATCTCAGACAAAATTGGCAACAAAATCAACTTTTAACTGCTATTGAAGCTCAACTAGATCAGCTTAGAGGTAATATTTGTCTATAG
- a CDS encoding DUF2232 domain-containing protein, with translation MSISDSLPDENPSPEFPNSLNKQLEPEQLQRPRLKVDAPLRMVETAFLASAASLIWFINFYFPLGPVLRIFFPVPIALVYLRWGKRAAWMAAVTSGLLLSVLMGPVRSLLFVMPFAFMGVLLGATWYRRVPWIVSITLGTLLGTLGVFFRLWLLSVLSGEDLWIYVINQVTELIEWAFLRLQLLTSPSVFLIQIGAVVLIVINNFIYLFMVHLAAWLLLERLGNSIPRPPQWVQVLMDYEG, from the coding sequence ATGAGCATTTCTGATTCTCTACCAGATGAAAACCCATCTCCGGAATTTCCTAACTCTCTCAACAAACAGTTAGAGCCAGAGCAGTTGCAGCGACCTAGACTAAAAGTTGATGCGCCATTACGAATGGTGGAAACAGCATTTTTAGCCAGTGCTGCTAGCTTGATTTGGTTTATTAATTTTTACTTTCCTTTGGGGCCAGTATTACGGATATTTTTCCCCGTACCTATCGCTTTGGTTTACCTGCGCTGGGGCAAAAGAGCGGCCTGGATGGCTGCTGTTACTTCTGGGTTGCTGCTATCAGTGCTAATGGGGCCAGTTCGTAGTCTATTATTTGTGATGCCCTTTGCTTTTATGGGTGTACTTTTAGGCGCAACCTGGTATCGTCGTGTGCCTTGGATTGTATCTATTACCTTGGGTACGCTGTTGGGTACATTAGGGGTGTTTTTTCGGCTGTGGTTGCTGTCTGTGTTGTCCGGTGAGGACCTATGGATTTATGTGATTAACCAAGTCACAGAATTGATAGAGTGGGCATTTCTGAGGCTGCAATTATTAACTAGTCCTAGTGTCTTTTTGATCCAAATAGGAGCAGTAGTGTTAATTGTGATCAATAACTTTATTTATCTGTTTATGGTACATCTGGCAGCATGGCTGTTATTGGAGCGTTTGGGAAACTCTATTCCCCGTCCGCCACAATGGGTGCAGGTTCTTATGGATTATGAAGGTTGA
- a CDS encoding Crp/Fnr family transcriptional regulator, protein MEDRYSLQATRNPWIISAPFFQGLPEAAVEIALTNLVSRTHPANQVILLENDWGGSVYFILDGWVKIRTYNLEGKEVTLNIIGKGELFGEMAALDEVPRSTDVITLTPTMIGSMPSQNFVKLLHTEPLAGIRLSQLMARRLRQVNRRLRLRESDSLSRVADTLLFLADGQGTQGQTGTEIPNLPHRELSSLSGLARETVTRVLTRLEKKGLITKDSDTICIPDLSALEKMIV, encoded by the coding sequence ATGGAAGACCGATATAGCTTGCAAGCAACTCGCAATCCCTGGATTATCTCCGCTCCCTTTTTTCAAGGGTTGCCAGAAGCTGCTGTAGAAATAGCTCTTACCAATCTTGTCAGCCGTACACACCCAGCCAATCAAGTGATTCTGCTGGAAAATGACTGGGGTGGTTCTGTATATTTTATATTAGATGGTTGGGTAAAGATTCGTACTTACAATCTCGAAGGTAAAGAGGTAACACTTAATATTATTGGTAAAGGGGAATTGTTTGGTGAAATGGCGGCGTTAGATGAAGTACCTCGCTCCACTGATGTGATTACTCTGACCCCGACGATGATTGGCAGTATGCCATCTCAGAATTTTGTCAAGTTACTTCATACAGAACCCTTGGCGGGAATTCGATTGTCACAATTGATGGCTCGACGCTTACGACAAGTCAACCGTCGGCTGCGATTGCGAGAATCTGATAGTCTTTCACGAGTAGCAGACACTTTGTTATTTTTGGCAGACGGACAGGGAACACAAGGGCAAACTGGGACAGAAATTCCTAATTTACCTCACCGAGAATTGAGTAGTTTAAGTGGACTGGCGAGGGAAACAGTTACAAGAGTATTAACAAGGCTAGAAAAAAAAGGGTTGATTACCAAAGATTCTGACACAATTTGTATTCCTGATTTGTCAGCCCTGGAAAAAATGATCGTCTAA
- a CDS encoding linear amide C-N hydrolase, whose protein sequence is MKFNVRTLSLAIPSLLVGIATVLVWDITPESWKIHQLLSHALNNLHIGLIPLLLLGCTRAIYEFDDNSFITVRSMDWSDPNMSLSLWASLSGKQRVGAHPERKGEALTWESKYSSVVVCCYGMATTDGMNEKGLVTNLHFLPTAYYGEYNLEDGRPRLALSAWAQYVLDNYATVKEAVEDLKNEEFTLFTRSIPFLSQGENPGVAEKGKAIVLHLGISDADGDSAILQYVKKDGQSSLNIYHAYEHDDEPKYRVMTNSPYEDQIEIIEEFKDKGWNTQDFSWDALKTQTLGGTIVKEMTPPMNGANIRFIRASFFTDMLEKINIERAFLKENPQKEDDFFTEPWSQEEGIARAFSLIRNMSTPLNVKSLDNPFLSSTLWRSVADQKNKLYFLETTRSIYPIYVNLTELFQDMKDSEDPNKSDTYKLVLSEPPTEKDGPRVDLQVDQMKDKKKIGLVNEEFEPSPGGAWFDFDPDPSLEA, encoded by the coding sequence ATGAAATTTAACGTCAGAACTTTATCATTGGCGATACCGTCTCTACTAGTGGGAATCGCTACCGTATTAGTCTGGGATATTACACCAGAATCTTGGAAAATTCATCAACTATTGAGTCATGCGCTCAATAATTTGCATATTGGATTAATACCACTACTCTTACTCGGTTGTACCCGTGCAATCTATGAATTTGACGATAATTCATTCATTACCGTGCGTTCCATGGACTGGTCTGATCCCAATATGTCCTTAAGTTTATGGGCTTCACTTTCAGGAAAGCAACGGGTAGGCGCTCATCCAGAAAGAAAGGGCGAAGCACTAACATGGGAATCTAAGTATAGCAGCGTCGTTGTATGTTGCTATGGAATGGCGACGACTGACGGAATGAACGAGAAGGGCTTAGTTACCAATTTGCATTTTCTACCAACAGCTTACTACGGCGAGTATAACCTTGAAGACGGAAGACCACGTTTAGCGCTTTCTGCTTGGGCGCAGTATGTCTTAGACAATTATGCCACGGTGAAAGAAGCTGTAGAGGATTTAAAAAATGAGGAATTCACTCTTTTTACCCGTAGTATCCCCTTTCTTTCACAGGGTGAGAATCCTGGAGTTGCTGAGAAGGGTAAGGCTATAGTGTTACATCTAGGCATTTCTGATGCCGACGGAGATTCAGCTATCTTACAGTACGTCAAGAAGGATGGTCAAAGCAGCTTAAACATTTATCATGCTTATGAGCATGATGATGAGCCAAAATACAGAGTCATGACTAACTCTCCATATGAAGATCAAATAGAGATTATAGAGGAGTTTAAAGACAAGGGTTGGAATACACAAGATTTTTCCTGGGATGCTTTAAAAACTCAGACTCTAGGTGGAACAATAGTCAAAGAGATGACTCCGCCCATGAATGGTGCTAACATTCGATTTATCCGGGCTTCATTTTTCACAGATATGCTGGAAAAAATCAATATTGAAAGAGCATTTTTGAAAGAAAATCCGCAAAAGGAAGATGACTTTTTTACTGAACCATGGTCACAGGAAGAAGGAATTGCTAGAGCTTTTTCCTTAATTCGTAATATGTCAACGCCATTAAATGTTAAGTCATTAGATAACCCCTTCCTTTCCTCTACCCTCTGGCGTAGTGTTGCAGATCAGAAAAACAAGCTCTATTTCTTGGAAACCACCAGGAGCATATACCCCATATATGTTAACTTAACTGAACTTTTTCAGGACATGAAAGATTCCGAAGATCCCAATAAGTCTGACACCTATAAGCTTGTTTTGTCTGAGCCACCCACGGAAAAAGATGGTCCTAGGGTTGATCTACAAGTAGATCAAATGAAAGATAAAAAAAAGATAGGCTTAGTTAACGAAGAATTTGAGCCTAGCCCAGGCGGTGCTTGGTTTGATTTTGACCCAGACCCATCCCTAGAAGCATAA
- a CDS encoding carbohydrate ABC transporter permease — protein MKTSNSRIKTILIYGLLGAIALVTLFPLLWLISTALKSPTENILQSPPQLLPSQPTLNNFSIVWRSLPFTQYLYNSTLVAVLTVGLNLLFCSLAAYPLARLSFVGRNSIFIAIVSTIMIPFQIVMIPLYILTVQLGLRNSYLGIIFPSLASAFGIFLLRQAFMGVPKELEEAARMDGSSELGLWWHIMLPAIRPALVTLSIFVFIGSWSDFLWPLIVIQDESLYTLTLGVAKLAGTFSLDWRLVAAGSIISIAPVLLLFLFVQRYIVPTETGSGVKG, from the coding sequence TTGAAAACTTCTAATTCACGAATAAAAACTATTTTAATTTACGGGTTATTAGGTGCGATCGCACTGGTAACACTTTTTCCTTTGTTGTGGCTCATCAGTACAGCTTTGAAGTCTCCTACAGAAAATATTTTACAGTCGCCGCCGCAGTTGTTACCCAGTCAACCAACTTTAAATAACTTCTCTATTGTCTGGCGATCGCTACCTTTTACACAATACCTCTACAACAGTACCTTAGTAGCAGTGCTGACTGTGGGTTTGAATCTCCTGTTTTGTTCTTTAGCCGCTTATCCTTTAGCCAGACTTTCATTTGTGGGGCGAAACTCGATTTTTATTGCCATTGTCTCTACAATCATGATTCCCTTTCAAATCGTGATGATTCCCCTCTATATTTTGACAGTCCAATTAGGTTTAAGAAATAGTTACTTAGGAATAATTTTTCCGAGTTTAGCTTCTGCTTTTGGCATTTTTTTACTGCGACAAGCTTTTATGGGTGTTCCTAAAGAATTAGAGGAAGCTGCCCGCATGGATGGTAGTTCGGAGTTAGGCTTGTGGTGGCATATTATGTTACCCGCAATTCGCCCAGCATTAGTTACTCTATCTATTTTCGTATTCATCGGTTCTTGGAGTGACTTTCTTTGGCCTTTAATTGTTATCCAAGATGAAAGCTTATATACCCTTACGTTGGGAGTAGCGAAGTTAGCGGGGACATTTTCTTTAGACTGGCGATTAGTAGCTGCTGGTTCCATAATTTCTATTGCCCCAGTTCTACTATTATTCTTATTTGTACAGCGCTATATTGTACCCACAGAAACAGGTAGTGGTGTCAAAGGATAA
- a CDS encoding 5-formyltetrahydrofolate cyclo-ligase, whose amino-acid sequence MGKVDLRRSLIGKRQSMSVGEWRARSDRICEQLQGYTLFTQAKTILAYFSFRQEPDLSPLFTDTNYNWGFPRCVGKSLDWHIWKPEDSVQVGAYGITEPDSYAPTIEPADVDLILVPCVACDYQGFRLGYGGGYYDRLLSSPYWANKPTIGIVFDFAYLPQIPLESWDKPLQAVITENH is encoded by the coding sequence ATGGGGAAGGTTGATTTACGTCGGAGTTTGATCGGGAAACGGCAATCTATGTCTGTGGGTGAATGGAGGGCAAGAAGCGATCGCATCTGTGAGCAGTTGCAAGGTTATACTCTATTTACTCAGGCTAAAACAATACTTGCTTATTTCAGTTTTCGTCAAGAACCAGACTTGAGTCCATTGTTTACAGATACTAACTATAATTGGGGTTTTCCGCGCTGTGTTGGTAAGTCTCTCGATTGGCATATCTGGAAACCTGAAGATTCTGTTCAAGTGGGCGCTTATGGCATTACTGAACCTGATTCTTACGCCCCTACTATAGAACCTGCTGATGTTGATTTGATTCTGGTTCCCTGTGTGGCTTGCGACTATCAGGGATTTCGGCTGGGTTATGGTGGGGGATATTATGACCGTTTACTCAGTTCACCCTATTGGGCAAATAAGCCGACTATCGGCATTGTTTTTGATTTTGCTTATTTACCCCAAATACCTCTGGAATCTTGGGATAAACCATTACAAGCTGTGATTACTGAAAACCATTGA
- a CDS encoding GDP-L-fucose synthase, giving the protein MTALELKNQRILVTGGAGFLGRQVISQLCKAGADSAKITVTRSREHDLRVMANCQRAVDQQDVIIHLAAHVGGIGLNREKPAELFYDNLIMGTQLIHAAHEAGVAKFVCVGTICAYPKFTPVPFKEDDLWNGYPEETNAPYGIAKKALLVQLQSYRQQYGFNGIYLLPVNLYGPEDNFDPSSSHVIPALIRKVHEAQVKGEKQLPVWGDGSPTREFLYSEDAARGIVMGTTSYNDSEPVNLGTGEEISIRDLITLICELMEFDGEIVWQTEQPNGQPRRCLDTERAKAAFDFTAQVSFRQGLRNTIDWYRQNAA; this is encoded by the coding sequence ATGACCGCCTTAGAACTCAAAAATCAACGGATTCTCGTCACTGGTGGGGCAGGTTTCCTCGGTCGTCAGGTGATTTCGCAGCTGTGTAAAGCTGGGGCTGATAGTGCCAAAATTACAGTCACGCGATCGCGTGAGCATGATTTACGTGTCATGGCCAATTGCCAACGTGCAGTTGACCAGCAAGACGTTATCATCCATTTAGCAGCTCACGTCGGTGGTATTGGTCTGAACCGCGAAAAACCCGCTGAGTTATTTTACGATAACTTGATCATGGGTACTCAGCTGATTCACGCGGCTCATGAAGCTGGAGTCGCAAAATTTGTCTGTGTTGGCACTATTTGCGCTTATCCTAAATTTACACCAGTGCCATTCAAAGAAGATGACCTCTGGAATGGCTACCCAGAAGAAACTAATGCTCCCTACGGCATTGCTAAGAAAGCACTTTTGGTTCAATTGCAATCTTACCGCCAGCAGTATGGTTTTAATGGCATTTACTTATTGCCAGTAAATTTATACGGCCCTGAAGATAACTTTGACCCCAGTAGTTCCCACGTGATTCCGGCATTAATTCGCAAAGTCCATGAAGCTCAAGTTAAGGGAGAAAAACAACTTCCTGTTTGGGGTGATGGTAGCCCTACCCGTGAGTTTCTCTATTCGGAAGATGCGGCGCGGGGAATTGTTATGGGTACTACTTCTTACAATGATTCTGAACCAGTTAATTTGGGAACGGGTGAGGAAATCTCTATCCGCGATTTAATTACTCTCATCTGCGAATTGATGGAGTTTGATGGTGAAATTGTTTGGCAAACTGAACAGCCTAATGGTCAACCCCGCCGCTGTTTGGATACTGAACGGGCTAAGGCAGCTTTTGATTTTACGGCTCAGGTCAGTTTTAGGCAAGGGCTAAGGAATACGATTGATTGGTATCGCCAAAACGCTGCATAG
- the gmd gene encoding GDP-mannose 4,6-dehydratase: MTQNKRALITGITGQDGSYLSEFLLEQGYEVHGIIRRTSTFNTDRIDHMYEDPHKEGARLFLHYGDLTDGTTLRRILEEVQPTEIYNLGAQSHVRVSFDSPEYTVDAVGMGTLRLLEAIRDYQQRTGIQVRFYQAGSSEMFGLVQAVPQSETTPFYPRSPYACAKVYAHWQTVNYRESYNLFACNGILFNHESPRRGETFVTRKITRAVAKIVAGKQKKIYMGNLDSKRDWGYAKDYVRAMWLMLQQDQPEDYVIATGETYSVRQFLDKAFGYVNLKWEDYVEFDDRYIRPAEVDLLIGDPTKAKQKLGWEPSVTFDELVALMVEADLQALGHTSPNGNAIASDDIATTRQELGALHF; the protein is encoded by the coding sequence ATGACCCAAAATAAACGCGCGTTAATTACTGGTATTACTGGTCAAGACGGTTCATACCTGAGTGAGTTTTTACTAGAGCAAGGTTATGAGGTGCATGGTATTATTCGCCGGACTTCTACCTTCAATACAGACCGCATTGATCATATGTATGAAGATCCTCACAAAGAGGGAGCGCGGTTGTTTCTTCACTACGGCGACTTAACAGATGGTACGACGTTACGCCGGATTTTAGAAGAAGTCCAGCCCACAGAAATTTATAACTTAGGCGCTCAATCTCATGTCAGAGTTAGCTTTGACTCACCAGAATACACAGTTGATGCAGTGGGAATGGGAACACTGCGTTTGCTAGAAGCCATCCGCGACTACCAGCAACGCACAGGAATTCAGGTGCGTTTCTACCAAGCGGGTTCCTCAGAAATGTTTGGTTTAGTGCAAGCAGTACCCCAAAGTGAAACAACACCGTTTTATCCCCGCAGTCCCTATGCTTGTGCTAAAGTTTATGCCCACTGGCAAACGGTAAATTATCGCGAGTCGTATAATTTATTTGCTTGTAATGGCATCCTGTTTAACCACGAATCACCACGGCGGGGTGAAACCTTTGTTACCCGGAAGATTACTAGAGCCGTGGCTAAAATTGTCGCTGGTAAACAGAAGAAAATTTATATGGGTAATCTCGATTCTAAACGAGATTGGGGTTACGCGAAGGATTACGTAAGAGCTATGTGGCTGATGTTGCAGCAAGACCAGCCTGAGGATTACGTAATTGCTACAGGTGAAACTTACTCTGTGCGCCAATTTTTAGATAAAGCATTTGGTTATGTGAACCTGAAGTGGGAAGATTATGTCGAGTTTGACGATCGCTATATTCGTCCGGCAGAAGTAGACTTGTTAATTGGTGATCCTACTAAGGCAAAACAAAAGTTGGGTTGGGAACCATCAGTAACTTTTGACGAGTTGGTAGCTCTGATGGTAGAAGCAGATTTACAAGCGTTAGGTCATACTTCACCCAATGGCAATGCTATTGCTTCTGATGATATTGCTACTACTCGTCAAGAACTGGGCGCTCTCCACTTCTGA